CCGAGGCGACGCCGGGGAGCGCGAGCGGGAGGGTGACCCGGCGCAGGGTGTGCCAGGTGCTCGCGCCGTCGATCGCGGCGGCCTCCTCGATCTCAACCGGCACCGCCTGGAACCCGGCCCTCGCGCCGCGCACGTAGAACGGTACCGACACGAAGACCTGGGCCAGCACCACCGCCGCGGTGGTGAAGGGAAGCTCGATGCCGACGGCACCCAGGGCGTCCCCCAGCAGCCCGCGCCGGCCGAACGCCATCAGCAGCGCCACGCCCGCCACCACCGGCGGCAGCACCAGCGGCAGGTCGATGACGACCTCGACGAGCCGCTTGCCCCGGAACCTCCGCCGCGCCAGCAGGTAGGCCAGCGGGGTTCCGGCCACCACCGCGACCGCGATGGTGATAGCCGTCGTGACCACGCTCAGCCGCAGCGCCCGCACCACGAGCGGCTGGCCGGCCGCAGCCCAGACCCCCGGCTCGCCCAGCGCACGCCACACCAGGGCGACGAGCGGAACGGCCAGGAAGAGAACCAGCAGCAGCGCCGCACCACCCAGCGGCGAGAGACCCGGGCGCCGAGCCCGACCGCGCTCCCGCTCGGGCTTTGCTTCGACCGCGCCGGCAAGTGCTGTCCAATCGCTCACTGGTCACCGCCGCTCGATGCCGGGAGGAAGCCGTGGCGTGCGAGGGTATCCTGCCCGGCGGGTGAGAGGACCGCGTCGATGAAAGCCTGGGCGCCCGTCGGGTTACCGGCGTTCTGAACGATCGCGATCGGGTAGCGAGCAACCACGTTGACCTCCGCCGGAATGTCGAGGACCGTCACCTCCGCGCGCACGGTCGGCGTCACGTCGGATGCATAGACAATCCCGGCGTCGGCCTCACCGAGCTGCACCTTGGCGACCACCTGCCTGACATTCGTCTCGTTCGAGACGACGTTGGCCAGCGCCTGATCCGTGAAATCGCTGCCGAACGCCGGGTCCTGCCCCATCGCCGCCAGCACCTGCCGCGCGTAGCGCCCGGCCGGGACCGTCTCGTCGGCCAGCACAAGCTTCAGCCCCGGCCGCGCCAGATCACGCACTTCCTGCACACCGGCCGGGTTGTCCGCAGGCAGGATGACCACCAACTGATTCTGGGCAAAGATGAGCGGCTCCCCCGCGATCGAACCGTCCTCCCGCGCGCCCTCCATCGTCACCTCGTCGGCCGAGGCGAAGACGTCCGCCCGGGCGCCTTCGGCGAGCTGCGCGCGCAGGGCCTGGGAGCCGGCGAAGTTGAACACGATCCGCAGCCCCGAGTTGTCTGCCTCCAACTGCGCGCCGATCTCCTGGAACGCGTCGGTCAGCGAAGCCGCGGCGAACACCGTGACCTCGCCGGTCGGCGCGCCGGCAGCCTCCGGTGTGGCCGACACCATGGCCCCGCCGGTCGGCTCAGTGATCGCCTCCTGCTCGGCGCCTCCGGCTGTCGCCCCACAGCCGGCGAGGACGAGACCGAACGCCAGGAACGCCACGACCGCCACCAGCGCCATCGAGCGGGGATGCCATCCTTCACGGCGCGCTGTGATCCGGTGCTGCTCCAGCATCGTCACGCGCCCAACTCCGCCACGATGGATCCGGCACGCGAGCTGTCGTAGCCGCCGAGCGCCTCCACCTCGGCGCGGTAGCCAGGATGAACCGCGATCTCTAGCAGCGCCTGCACCGCCGGAGCATCGAGGTAGTCGGTGGGGATCACCAGGTCGTAGCGCTCCTCCTGGAGCGGGAGGAAATCGAGCCCGAGCACCCGTGCGGCGGCAGCGATACCGGGGCCGGCATCGGCCGCACCGCTGCCGACCGCCTCGGCCACGGCCAAATGGGTCGGCAGCTCGCGCGCATACCCCCGCACCTGCTCCGGCACCACCCCGGCGGCGCGGAGCGCGGCGTCGAGCATGGCCCGGCTGCCGGAGCCGGGTTCGCGGTTGACGATGGTGATGTCGGGCCGCGCCAGGTCGGCAGGACCGGCGATGCCGCGGGGGTTACCGCGGGCCACGATCAGCCCCTGCTGCCACTCGGTCAGCGTCACGACGTGCAGGCGCCGGCCTGCCAGCTCGCGCCGCACAAAGGGGAGGTTGTACTCGCCCGTCTCCGGATCGCGCAGGTGGGTTCCGGCCGCGTGCGCCTCCCCCCGCGCCAGCCCGCGCAGCGCGGCGAGGCTCCCTGCATGCGTCCAGAGCAGCCGCAGGCTGGGGTAGCGCCGCGACAGGTGCGCCGAAAGCAGCGACAGCGCCGGGTCGCAGCCGAGCACGACCACGGTGTGTTCGACCACCTCAGGGTCGACCAGCAGATCAACCATCGCACCGCGGCCGCCCGGCGCTGCCTCCACCAGCAACCCGTCAGCCGGGGTGAGCGGACCACTGGCACCGGCGAGCGGCCGGGCCAGCAGCCGCCCACCGACGCGCGCCACCTGCACCCGCCGGTCGCCTGCCGAGACGTCGCCCACCAGGTCGGCCCGCACCCGCGGCGGGACATCCGGCAGGCGAAACAGCTCCTCAACCGGACATCCGAGCGCCCGCGCCAGACGCAGGGCCACCGCGGTGTTGGGCAGGTAGCGCCCCGCCTCGATGGCGCTGACCGCCTGCCGGGTCAGCCCTGCCCGCTCCGCCAGCGCCTGCTGGCTGAGCCCGGCGGCGATCCGGCGCTCCCGCACCTGGCTCTCGACTCTCTCGACGGCGACGCGACGCCCCACAGCAGCCTCCTTCGCCCCGAAGGTAACGGATAGAAGACACCATGTCAAGAATCCGTGACAACGAACCGGTAGACATGGGTCGGCGCGATGGTGCCGGAGTTATGTCACAAGTGCCAGGGGTCTTCCCGAATTGGGTTTCGAGCCCAGGTGTTCGCGTGCTCGCGCGGTGGTCGGTGCACAGCGCGGGTGGCACGAGGATCCCCGCGCCGCGGTATTGGCCCGGGGCTGAAGCCGCCGGGCTGACAACGAAAGCCGGCTCAAGCCGGCTAGGGTACAGAACTCACACCCCGGGAGTGGGTCCTGCCGCCTGCTAGGTGCCCGGGGCTAAAGCCACCGGGCTGACACGGCGAAGCCCACTGAAGGGGCTGAGGACGCTGGGTCCGGTGGGAGGCCGAACCGCGTACGCCTGGATGTCGCCATCGTAGCCCCTTCAGTGGGCTTACCCATTATTCAGCCCGGCGGCTTTAGCCCCGGGCACGCGCCGAGTGGTGAGACACAACGCCGGGCGGTGAGCCATGCCTCGTCCCAGCCGGCTTCAGCCGGCTTTTGTTGTCAGCCCGGCGGCGGCTTTAGCCCCGGGCACGCGCCGAGTGGTGAGACACAACGCCGGGCGGTGAGCCATGCCTCGTCCCAGCCGGCTAGAGCCGGCTTTCCTGGTCAGCCCGGCCGCTGTAGCCCCGGGCACGCGCCAGCCGCGCATCCCCAAACAAGTCGTCAAACGCCATTACTCCCGGCCACGCAGCACGATGCGGGAGCCCTCACACCACCCGCCCCGAGCATATTCGGGCGACCGCCGTCGCACCCCGACACCGTACCCCCCGCCAACGCACGCCGGTCAGCAGGCGGCGGACGGGTCCTCCACCAGCCCCAGCAGGTCGAGGACGGCGACGGGGCGGCCGCCGCGGAGGTAGACGCGCGGGATGCGGGCGGCGAGGGCGCTGACGATCTCGTAGTTGATGGTCCCGGCCAGGGCAGCGGCCTGGTCGGCGGTCATGGCACCGTCCCGGCCGTCGCTCAGCAGCACGGCCTCGTCCCCCTCGGCGACGTCCGGTGCGGCTTCGACCTCGATCACCGTCTGATCCATGCAGATGCGACCACGGATCGGGCAGACGGCACCGCCGACGACGGCCCAGCCCTGGTTGGAGAGCAGGCGCACCAGCCCGTCGGCGTAGCCGATCGGGAGGTTGGCGC
This genomic window from Sphaerobacter thermophilus DSM 20745 contains:
- a CDS encoding ABC transporter permease, translated to MSDWTALAGAVEAKPERERGRARRPGLSPLGGAALLLVLFLAVPLVALVWRALGEPGVWAAAGQPLVVRALRLSVVTTAITIAVAVVAGTPLAYLLARRRFRGKRLVEVVIDLPLVLPPVVAGVALLMAFGRRGLLGDALGAVGIELPFTTAAVVLAQVFVSVPFYVRGARAGFQAVPVEIEEAAAIDGASTWHTLRRVTLPLALPGVASGLVLCWARALSEFGATLMFAGNFTGRTQTMPLAIMSAMERDLDAALALSVLLLAVAAAVLILARLVAGRRVEP
- the modA gene encoding molybdate ABC transporter substrate-binding protein, with product MLEQHRITARREGWHPRSMALVAVVAFLAFGLVLAGCGATAGGAEQEAITEPTGGAMVSATPEAAGAPTGEVTVFAAASLTDAFQEIGAQLEADNSGLRIVFNFAGSQALRAQLAEGARADVFASADEVTMEGAREDGSIAGEPLIFAQNQLVVILPADNPAGVQEVRDLARPGLKLVLADETVPAGRYARQVLAAMGQDPAFGSDFTDQALANVVSNETNVRQVVAKVQLGEADAGIVYASDVTPTVRAEVTVLDIPAEVNVVARYPIAIVQNAGNPTGAQAFIDAVLSPAGQDTLARHGFLPASSGGDQ
- a CDS encoding substrate-binding domain-containing protein gives rise to the protein MGRRVAVERVESQVRERRIAAGLSQQALAERAGLTRQAVSAIEAGRYLPNTAVALRLARALGCPVEELFRLPDVPPRVRADLVGDVSAGDRRVQVARVGGRLLARPLAGASGPLTPADGLLVEAAPGGRGAMVDLLVDPEVVEHTVVVLGCDPALSLLSAHLSRRYPSLRLLWTHAGSLAALRGLARGEAHAAGTHLRDPETGEYNLPFVRRELAGRRLHVVTLTEWQQGLIVARGNPRGIAGPADLARPDITIVNREPGSGSRAMLDAALRAAGVVPEQVRGYARELPTHLAVAEAVGSGAADAGPGIAAAARVLGLDFLPLQEERYDLVIPTDYLDAPAVQALLEIAVHPGYRAEVEALGGYDSSRAGSIVAELGA